One genomic segment of Candidatus Berkiella aquae includes these proteins:
- a CDS encoding Tex family protein, with protein sequence MQDIAKRIAVELAVAPEQTKAAIQLLDEGATVPFIARYRKEVTQGLDDTQLRNLQERLLYLRELEERRETILKSITEQNKLTPELQAQILEADSKVRLEDLYRPYKPKRRTKGQIAIEAGLEGLADGLFNDPSLSPEQTALSYVDAEKGVKDTKEALEGARYILMERFADDADLLGKCRAYIEEHALLQSKVIEGKETQAQKFLDYFAHSEVWKKVPSHRALAMFRGKREGFLQLALILPEEIENPQAICAPQQMVANQFQIAAKGRAADAWLQEVVRFTWRVKIQTHLETELLTALREKAEEEAIGVFKHNLHDLLMAPPAGAQATLGLDPGIRTGVKVAVVDANGKLLATETIYPHVPRQEWKQSLAVLHKLISEHQIKLVSIGNGTASRETEKLVEDYCKLFPDQKITKVVTSEAGASVYSASELAAKEFPDLDVSLRGAVSIARRIQDPLAELVKIEPKAIGVGQYQHDVNQTKLARTLDTVVEDAVNAVGVDLNTASLPLLTHVAGLNQQIASNIIQFRDQKGSFKNRSQLKEVPRLGDKAFEQAAGFLRIMDGDNPLDASAVHPESYPIVQSILNKSGRELKDIIGNASFLHSVNPKEFVNDQIGLPTIVDILKELEKPGRDPRASFRTAQFQEGVETLDDLKPGMILEGIITNVANFGAFVDIGVHQDGLVHISALSNEFIKDPRDVVKAGQIVKVKVLEVDKPRQRISLTMRMEDKPSSTQAKPAHNTKVKTQHKSKPVEQTGSLGLALQAAFNKPNKVK encoded by the coding sequence ATGCAAGATATTGCAAAACGCATTGCAGTGGAATTAGCAGTTGCCCCAGAACAAACAAAGGCAGCAATCCAACTCTTAGATGAAGGCGCGACCGTCCCGTTTATCGCAAGATATCGAAAGGAAGTGACCCAAGGTTTGGATGATACTCAATTACGTAACTTGCAAGAACGCTTGCTCTATTTACGAGAATTAGAAGAACGGCGTGAAACCATTTTAAAAAGTATTACCGAACAGAATAAACTGACTCCCGAACTACAAGCACAAATTCTAGAAGCCGACAGTAAAGTTCGTCTAGAAGATCTTTATCGTCCTTATAAACCCAAGCGCCGAACCAAAGGTCAAATTGCGATTGAAGCCGGTCTTGAAGGACTTGCTGATGGGCTGTTTAACGATCCTAGCTTATCGCCCGAACAAACCGCATTAAGCTATGTTGACGCGGAAAAAGGGGTAAAAGATACCAAAGAAGCTTTAGAAGGCGCTCGGTATATTCTCATGGAACGTTTTGCTGATGATGCAGACTTACTCGGCAAATGTCGGGCTTATATTGAAGAACATGCGTTACTGCAAAGTAAAGTGATTGAAGGCAAAGAAACGCAAGCACAAAAATTCCTGGATTATTTCGCTCACAGCGAAGTGTGGAAAAAAGTACCCTCACATCGTGCTCTAGCAATGTTTCGTGGAAAACGAGAAGGCTTTCTTCAACTTGCATTGATACTACCCGAAGAAATCGAAAATCCACAAGCTATCTGTGCACCCCAACAAATGGTTGCGAATCAATTCCAAATCGCTGCGAAAGGTCGTGCTGCAGATGCTTGGTTACAAGAAGTGGTTAGATTCACCTGGCGTGTCAAAATTCAAACACATTTAGAAACAGAATTATTAACTGCATTACGAGAGAAAGCAGAAGAAGAAGCTATCGGTGTTTTTAAACACAACTTACACGATCTGCTCATGGCTCCTCCTGCGGGCGCACAAGCAACGTTAGGTTTAGATCCAGGCATTCGTACTGGCGTTAAAGTTGCGGTTGTTGATGCCAATGGTAAGTTATTAGCAACCGAAACCATTTATCCTCATGTTCCTCGCCAAGAGTGGAAACAATCTTTGGCGGTCTTACATAAATTGATTTCAGAACACCAAATCAAATTGGTTAGTATTGGTAATGGAACCGCATCAAGAGAAACAGAAAAACTGGTTGAAGATTATTGCAAATTATTCCCTGATCAAAAAATAACCAAGGTGGTTACTTCTGAAGCGGGCGCTTCTGTTTACTCAGCTTCTGAATTAGCGGCTAAAGAATTTCCGGATTTAGACGTTTCGTTACGTGGTGCTGTGTCAATTGCAAGACGTATCCAAGATCCTTTAGCTGAGCTAGTTAAAATTGAACCTAAAGCGATTGGCGTTGGACAATACCAACATGATGTCAATCAAACCAAATTAGCACGAACACTGGATACCGTGGTTGAAGATGCGGTGAATGCTGTCGGCGTTGATTTAAATACCGCCTCATTACCCTTGTTGACACACGTTGCTGGGCTCAATCAGCAAATTGCTAGCAACATTATTCAATTTCGTGATCAAAAAGGCTCGTTTAAAAATCGAAGCCAATTAAAAGAAGTCCCTCGCCTTGGCGATAAAGCTTTCGAGCAAGCAGCAGGCTTCCTACGCATTATGGATGGTGATAACCCATTGGATGCATCAGCCGTACATCCTGAATCTTATCCCATCGTTCAGAGCATTCTGAATAAATCAGGACGTGAGTTAAAAGATATTATTGGCAACGCTAGTTTCTTACACTCTGTGAATCCTAAGGAATTTGTTAACGATCAAATCGGCCTGCCAACGATTGTCGATATTCTCAAAGAATTAGAAAAGCCAGGACGTGATCCCAGAGCAAGCTTTCGCACCGCACAGTTCCAAGAAGGCGTTGAAACCTTAGATGATTTAAAACCAGGGATGATTTTAGAAGGCATTATTACCAACGTTGCCAATTTTGGTGCATTTGTTGATATCGGTGTCCATCAAGATGGTTTAGTGCACATTTCAGCGTTATCAAATGAATTTATCAAAGATCCGCGCGATGTGGTTAAAGCAGGTCAAATTGTTAAAGTCAAAGTACTTGAAGTTGATAAACCACGCCAACGTATTAGTTTAACAATGCGCATGGAAGATAAACCCAGTAGCACTCAAGCAAAACCTGCTCATAACACGAAAGTTAAAACCCAGCACAAATCCAAGCCGGTTGAACAAACAGGTTCTTTAGGACTTGCGCTACAAGCGGCATTTAACAAACCCAACAAAGTCAAATAA
- a CDS encoding primosomal protein N' gives MKAGTIIYQVALNVPLRRLFDYLPPENETPLLARGTRVLVPFGRQTLVGIIFGHSEKSAFSHDQLKAIRQVCDPAPLFPESLCTFIEKTAAYYHHPLGEVAFSGTPSLLREGKPCPSLPDDIAISTQASDIALNEQQQFALQAIHDAQHSFQPFLLEGVTGSGKTEIYLRAAQIASQKNQQILILVPEISLTPQTQQRFIERFGQAVICYHSRMTPKERFIAWLKVKEGHAVIVIGTRSSIFLPFTQLGLIVVDEEHDSSFKQQEGFRYSARDMAVLRAKLLSCPVVLGSATPAFETLYNAQSGKYQHLTLPLRATKVQLPTMTHLDVRHKKLEGGLSAQLIQRIEQHLKNEGQVLLFINRRGFAPTYLCYSCNWMAQCPRCDARLTYHQRKAALICHHCTYQSSVNQQCPDCQSEDLHPVGQGTEQLEAVLTKRFPEIAIARIDSDATRKKGSLEELLHKAHHKEVPLLIGTQMLAKGHHFPHLSLVAIVDADGGLFSVDFRAVERMAQLLIQVAGRAGRVHQAGEVVIQTCFPDHPLLKQIRSQNYPELAQSLLTERSHCQLPPFAHLALIRAHAMTPQLPEQLLAQIQQSLVHLKIEGVQILGPVPAPMHRRQGHYRYQLLIQAKERKPLHQVLSYSTSILEKSKLAKRVRWSLDVDPLEMF, from the coding sequence ATGAAAGCAGGTACAATCATCTATCAAGTTGCATTGAATGTACCCCTTCGCCGTTTGTTTGATTATCTGCCGCCTGAAAATGAAACCCCGCTTTTAGCACGTGGTACGCGAGTATTGGTTCCTTTTGGACGGCAAACCTTAGTGGGGATCATTTTTGGCCATTCCGAAAAATCTGCCTTCTCTCACGATCAATTAAAAGCGATTCGTCAAGTTTGTGATCCTGCCCCATTATTCCCAGAATCTTTATGTACTTTTATTGAGAAAACCGCCGCTTATTACCATCATCCACTGGGCGAGGTGGCTTTTAGTGGCACCCCCAGTTTATTGCGAGAAGGAAAACCTTGCCCTTCTTTACCTGATGACATTGCAATCTCAACACAAGCGTCTGACATTGCTTTAAATGAACAGCAACAATTTGCCCTGCAAGCCATTCATGATGCCCAACATAGCTTTCAGCCCTTTTTACTCGAAGGTGTGACAGGAAGCGGCAAAACAGAAATCTATTTACGTGCTGCTCAAATTGCAAGTCAAAAGAACCAGCAAATATTAATTCTTGTACCCGAAATTTCACTCACACCTCAAACGCAACAACGTTTTATTGAAAGATTTGGCCAAGCTGTCATTTGCTATCATTCACGCATGACACCCAAAGAACGTTTCATTGCTTGGCTTAAAGTAAAAGAGGGGCATGCTGTTATTGTCATAGGCACCCGATCCAGTATTTTCTTACCATTCACCCAGTTAGGTTTAATCGTGGTGGATGAAGAGCACGATTCTTCTTTCAAACAACAAGAAGGGTTTCGTTATTCTGCCCGCGACATGGCCGTTTTGCGCGCAAAATTATTATCGTGTCCCGTTGTATTAGGATCGGCAACACCAGCTTTTGAAACGCTATATAATGCACAAAGTGGTAAATATCAACATCTCACTTTGCCACTTCGTGCAACCAAAGTGCAATTACCCACCATGACGCATTTGGATGTCCGTCATAAAAAATTAGAGGGTGGATTATCGGCACAATTAATTCAGCGTATTGAGCAGCATCTCAAGAATGAAGGACAAGTGCTCCTCTTTATTAATCGTCGTGGTTTTGCTCCCACTTACCTGTGCTACAGCTGCAACTGGATGGCGCAGTGTCCAAGATGCGATGCACGCCTTACCTATCATCAACGCAAGGCAGCGCTCATTTGCCATCATTGCACCTATCAATCATCGGTCAATCAACAATGCCCCGACTGCCAAAGTGAAGATCTGCATCCGGTCGGCCAAGGTACTGAACAATTAGAAGCGGTCTTAACAAAACGTTTTCCAGAGATCGCCATAGCGAGAATCGATAGTGATGCAACGCGCAAAAAAGGCAGCCTAGAAGAATTACTTCATAAAGCACATCATAAAGAAGTTCCTTTACTGATTGGGACACAGATGTTGGCTAAAGGCCATCACTTCCCCCATCTATCCCTGGTTGCGATTGTAGATGCCGATGGCGGGCTCTTTAGTGTTGATTTTCGTGCGGTCGAACGCATGGCACAATTACTGATTCAGGTGGCAGGCCGCGCAGGTCGTGTTCATCAAGCAGGCGAAGTCGTCATCCAAACCTGCTTTCCCGATCACCCACTTTTAAAGCAAATCCGTAGTCAAAACTACCCAGAATTAGCACAATCTTTATTAACTGAACGCTCGCACTGCCAATTACCCCCTTTTGCGCATCTTGCCTTAATTCGAGCACACGCCATGACGCCGCAATTACCAGAACAATTATTAGCGCAAATACAGCAATCTCTTGTTCACTTAAAGATAGAAGGCGTCCAAATTTTGGGCCCCGTACCCGCTCCCATGCATCGGCGCCAAGGTCATTATCGTTATCAGCTGCTGATCCAGGCCAAAGAACGTAAACCGCTCCATCAGGTTTTAAGTTATTCAACATCTATCTTAGAAAAATCAAAATTAGCAAAACGGGTGAGATGGTCTTTAGATGTGGATCCGCTGGAAATGTTTTAG
- a CDS encoding SPOR domain-containing protein has protein sequence MTKDYAKKRRLHAPVKSRGHTASSTLIMPTWAWMITGLTLGLTLAAILYWKLNAKHALPQTATIAIEETSSKGTQKQRVSAQSQEEKSHRFDFYTVLPSMTMDTPDSTTSTVDLAMKAEPSLPLSKPQPQETQPQTTALTTPQASPAPSAETESKFIVQVGAFRTLQQAEELKAQLTLSGMQASIQTFERSPSDTWHRVYVGPFTNKSEAHVLQQRLQQTQALNGLVLKMRV, from the coding sequence ATGACAAAAGATTACGCTAAAAAACGCAGGCTGCACGCTCCGGTAAAATCACGAGGGCATACTGCCAGCTCGACTCTCATCATGCCAACTTGGGCTTGGATGATAACGGGGTTAACATTGGGACTCACCCTCGCTGCAATCTTGTATTGGAAGCTCAATGCCAAACATGCCTTACCACAGACAGCGACTATTGCCATTGAAGAAACCAGCTCAAAGGGAACTCAAAAGCAGCGTGTGAGTGCGCAATCACAAGAAGAAAAGAGCCATCGCTTTGATTTTTACACCGTATTACCCAGTATGACGATGGATACCCCCGACTCCACCACTTCTACTGTTGATTTGGCAATGAAAGCAGAGCCCTCTTTGCCTCTTTCAAAACCACAGCCTCAAGAAACGCAACCGCAGACCACGGCATTAACGACTCCTCAAGCATCACCTGCACCCTCTGCTGAAACTGAATCCAAATTTATTGTGCAAGTCGGTGCTTTTCGAACCTTACAACAAGCAGAAGAATTAAAAGCCCAACTCACCTTATCAGGAATGCAAGCTAGCATACAAACATTTGAGAGATCGCCTAGTGACACCTGGCATCGAGTATATGTTGGTCCATTTACTAACAAGTCTGAAGCGCACGTCTTACAACAACGCCTACAACAAACTCAAGCTCTGAATGGCCTGGTCTTAAAAATGCGCGTATAA